The following proteins are encoded in a genomic region of Phaeodactylum tricornutum CCAP 1055/1 chromosome 1, whole genome shotgun sequence:
- a CDS encoding predicted protein, with the protein VYLNVYDLSPANDYLYAIGLGLHHSGVEVSGTEYSFASGAGVFDSPPKVAPGAKFRQQIEVGAFDGGPGKLQQALTELRVDFGPDDYNLVRKNCNHFANALCWKLVRTTIPGHVNRLSDIGVCCSCLLPRQLLE; encoded by the coding sequence GTCTACTTGAACGTTTACGACTTGAGTCCAGCGAATGACTATCTTTACGCCATAGGTTTGGGGTTGCACCATTCCGGAGTGGAAGTCTCGGGCACGGAATATTCCTTCGCCAGTGGGGCGGGTGTCTTTGATAGTCCGCCCAAAGTGGCCCCCGGTGCCAAGTTTCGCCAGCAGATCGAAGTCGGAGCCTTTGACGGAGGCCCCGGAAAGCTTCAACAGGCTCTCACCGAGCTCCGCGTAGACTTTGGTCCGGACGACTACAATCTCGTCCGCAAGAACTGTAACCACTTTGCCAACgcattgtgttggaaacTCGTGCGTACCACCATTCCGGGACACGTCAATCGATTGTCCGATATTGGCGTTTGCTGCAGCTGTCTTTTGCCACGACAGCTTCTCGAA
- a CDS encoding predicted protein gives MADTSNSRRFTLPRVARDPRFRAGRKLVQSGQAEQAVALFASLLEECRTTYGEAHIEAAPAYYEYGNAIFRAFPPPGEEVEESDRGESSVSKSPHVRDAAAAAAERRAQDTSNMTTDSADAINNHHIEEVKPENLITGVDQVETETGVGTIDESTDENDTADDDDRRLALEMMETCWSILDEYLASVDSESSAEVSYCSWATDQVPRVLTGIGDVFSSLQRHADAADTYCRALGHRQTALEAFSEKELSIEFLQSRRRVVEANVLIAEELLACPVGEDVVTSESKDTLVQAAERVDFARGYYDRARDQLQETVLLMGQMAAKGADIQQEKEDICFASTMVMGVGMMLAELDEQAAEKNTEPVKKKGRHK, from the coding sequence ATGGCGGACACCAGCAATAGCAGGCGGTTTACGCTACCCAGAGTTGCGCGAGATCCACGGTTCCGGGCTGGCCGCAAGCTGGTACAATCGGGCCAGGCGGAACAAGCCGTTGCCTTGTTTGCTTCCCTTTTGGAAGAATGCCGGACTACCTACGGGGAAGCGCATATCGAGGCGGCTCCGGCTTATTACGAATACGGCAACGCAATTTTTCGGGCTTTCCCTCCTCCTGGggaagaagtggaagaaaGCGACCGTGGGGAGTCTTCCGTAAGCAAAAGTCCTCACGTCCGGGatgccgctgccgccgccgcggAACGCCGTGCGCAGGATACGAGTAACATGACAACGGACTCGGCGGATGCAATCAACAACCACCACATCGAGGAAGTCAAACCAGAAAATCTCATCACCGGAGTAGACCAAGTCGAGACCGAGACTGGTGTAGGCACTATCGACGAGAGTACCGACGAGAACGACACcgcagacgacgacgatcgaAGGTTGGCACTGGAAATGATGGAAACGTGTTGGTCTATCCTGGACGAATATCTTGCCtcggttgacagtgagagtaGCGCAGAAGTCTCGTACTGTTCCTGGGCTACCGATCAGGTTCCTCGTGTGCTGACCGGGATTGGCGACGTCTTCTCGTCACTGCAGCGCCATGCCGATGCAGCTGATACGTACTGCCGGGCCCTCGGTCATCGACAAACTGCGCTGGAAGCCTTTTCCGAGAAGGAACTTTCCATTGAGTTTCTGCAGTCTCGCCGTCGAGTGGTGGAAGCCAATGTTTTGATTGCCGAAGAGTTGTTGGCGTGCCCTGTCGGCGAGGATGTGGTAACATCGGAAAGCAAAGACACGCTGGTGCAAGCGGCCGAACGAGTTGATTTTGCCCGGGGTTACTACGACCGGGCTCGCGATCAGCTACAAGAAACCGTCTTATTGATGGGCCAGATGGCAGCCAAAGGAGCGGACATAcaacaggaaaaagaagacattTGTTTTGCTTCTACCATGGTGATGGGCGTGGGCATGATGTTGGCCGAGCTCGATGAGCAGGCCGCCGAAAAAAACACGGAACCCGTCAAAAAGAAAGGTAGGCATAAGTAA
- a CDS encoding predicted protein — translation MRFCPHDSSMLYPQEDKRNKILQYACRLCRYVESAPDQPLIYRNERKKEVGNILHTVPSSISDDPTLARSQKANCANCGRHEAVFFQSDVAQSDSLALIFVCCNCGHKWVN, via the exons ATGCGCTTCTGTCCTCACGATTCTTCAATGCTGTATCCTCAA GAAGACAAACGCAATAAAATACTGCAGTATGCGTGCCGCTTGTGTCGCTACGTGGAGTCGGCACCGGATCAACCTTTGATTTATCGCAACGAACGCAAAAAGGAAGTGGGAAATATTTTGCATACCGTCCCGTCGTCAATTTCGGATGATCCGACCCTGGCTCGATCGCAGAAAGCCAATTGTGCCAACTGTGGACGTCATGAAGCGGTCTTCTTTCAATCCGACGTTGCACAATCAGACTCACTGGCATTAATCTTTGTCTGTTGCAATTGTGGGCACAAGTGGGTGAATTGA
- a CDS encoding predicted protein, with protein sequence MKRHHRQVEEDDEHESAEMDVDTEEKVEPDETDQDTHSESDEDDAEGDSQIQRQPVAANPFLDAFYGLSSVSGKERAQAAQVILHHALVGPDANAKDAAYAFRRLLNGLCSGRAAARQGNAAALAKFVMIATIEDKLDAVQLETLKEGEKSVSSLLYLRNRLLAATNPNETPGRRKGSEERDYQFGRLFGIMAIFRSGVLCPSKENKADLNDILVVATGFLTDLANLYEYKNWMREPAAHAIGTMLNSYYAVCPKDNKAVKIIDHLVKTLSTLELLTKGDVHFDDDDDDEKPLYAKYSAEQVAIVAHIQANVHLHGDALPSPLDQPILTKDTIPLLAGALSEVSSVTQPRMHLVWDTIWILLTESAPDQGTQMVDLRIPRQSVPVGDDSLHDILEGLFRYVVIEKLLGLENDAGFENGKTTHERRALALCIVRNLAGAEFVSSVSGRTVLNMEVQLLEDIVLTTVLVQRLFVDVICAGTVGGSKKQSEHMLKPLSLQVLDSILASFSDDFRSDMVTRRLVVVRAFLDCEPRFDTRTKTTFIADLLGILSYTTLDAGRRALLNEFVSYLEIKIARAATDAKLGVSTYDAIGFVDWLFGVAKVFLRSEIATETTARPEVRRIISFLSAAAFFDCKSSTVEFSKNRLTTKKKGKKRSPNLDESVKHPVIAAASLLKNERIGLNDFIPYDVRIILSARYYSLLADIVATTLRSSDSLKEKNVLDQLSDTIDGIHTLVSMGVHTFGLANKEEGMETNDSPNDIVLNLRRKAYNIPAKSEKPSKCVTAFAILASTLYLHLYTSGRPADVLADDDLDADDGNDHEELVEAIADVSHVATLFESGCKEGDYPLRSLAELCANLLSSPLSFGSNSKGASPKMIREVVKLCWTGGLVHSALSKNNVLDSQVMAILLGGIGVTSDSIGEDMNLDEEEEDDDSDSESSGDDISTMSKKETHAPDAENVGDSVRLEEISNEEEEVELDSSNLQSLLEEENDTDVELEHHEGADAALAKLILLRQDARKTGQQARERLAIAQYQRCVLLLETAVLGKPEGWGSLLRTNGLLNTIVPLIQYRKALEKDILKSTDKGSLARTGEKRSFMDKITSLLKMKIYKVRTSTIEWSEDCDQLELATSIATWLLSEIKSNSTKEHKSCCSGGLMFVLKALKTSEDKLTLAGIFSTAVDEWSSKKSTRLESSFFEQLIQTNPVIAQLCLVEPVCRASLFARSAYLKSEGFRLMALLYNLNINPGLSSNEVAALNGLDLASGSFFVAVCAALQDEEMKKSKRIREVLKSTEKVLAYCSARVDSSDNIGKKDTMELRELLRRLRDDSESHGIAKVCTKLVDDFATLVEKLDTKAEANEAATNIQSSISKKKKKGKKKK encoded by the coding sequence ATGAAGCGCCATCATCGACAGGtcgaggaagacgatgagcACGAGTCCGCTGAAATGGACGTGGACACGGAGGAAAAGGTGGAACCGGATGAAACTGACCAAGACACGCATAGCGAAagtgacgaggacgacgccGAAGGAGATTCGCAGATCCAGCGCCAACCAGTCGCAGCGAACCCATTTCTCGATGCCTTTTATGGGCTTTCATCCGTCAGTGGAAAGGAACGCGCTCAGGCGGCTCAGGTCATTCTCCATCATGCCTTGGTGGGCCCCGATGCCAACGCAAAAGACGCCGCGTACGCGTTTCGACGCCTTTTAAATGGGTTGTGCTCCGGTCGAGCGGCGGCTCGTCAAGGAAACGCAGCAGCTCTAGCAAAGTTTGTGATGATTGCGACAATAGAGGATAAGCTGGATGCCGTCCAATTAGAGACCTTGAAAGAAGGAGAGAAGTCTGTCTCAAGCCTGCTGTATCTTCGGAATCGTCTGTTGGCGGCAACCAATCCCAATGAAACACCCGGACGGCGCAAAGGTTCTGAGGAAAGAGATTATCAGTTTGGAAGGTTGTTTGGAATAATGGCGATTTTCCGCAGTGGTGTGCTCTGCCcttccaaagaaaacaaggcaGATTTGAATGATATTTTGGTTGTTGCTACTGGCTTTTTGACTGATCTAGCCAATCTCTACGAGTATAAAAATTGGATGCGTGAGCCAGCTGCACACGCCATTGGAACAATGTTGAACTCCTACTACGCTGTTTGTCCAAAGGACAACAAAGCGGTCAAGATTATTGATCATTTGGTGAAAACCTTGTCCACTCTGGAGCTCTTGACCAAAGGCGATGTCCACtttgatgacgacgatgatgacgaaaaaCCGTTGTACGCAAAATACTCGGCGGAGCAGGTGGCAATCGTCGCTCACATACAAGCGAACGTTCACTTACACGGGGACGCGCTCCCAAGCCCGCTCGACCAACCGATATTGACGAAGGATACCATTCCACTCCTTGCAGGTGCTCTTAGCGAAGTAAGCTCGGTCACACAGCCCCGAATGCATTTAGTCTGGGATACAATTTGGATTCTTTTGACTGAATCAGCTCCAGACCAAGGGACACAGATGGTGGACCTCAGGATACCGCGCCAAAGTGTGCCGGTAGGTGACGATAGTCTGCACGATATCCTTGAGGGCCTTTTTCGATATGTTGTGATCGAAAAGTTGCTTGGACTTGAGAATGATGCAGGATTTGAAAACGGCAAAACGACTCACGAGAGGCGTGCGTTGGCGTTGTGTATTGTACGCAATCTAGCAGGTGCTGAGTTTGTATCGTCAGTTTCTGGACGGACAGTGCTGAACATGGAAGTGCAATTGCTCGAGGATATCGTTCTCACTACGGTCTTGGTGCAGCGACTCTTCGTAGATGTTATATGCGCTGGAACTGTGGGTGGCAGCAAAAAACAGAGCGAGCACATGCTAAAACCGCTGTCTCTGCAAGTCCTGGATTCTATTTTAGCTTCTTTCTCTGACGATTTCAGAAGCGACATGGTAACCAGGCGCTTGGTGGTGGTCAGAGCATTCCTGGACTGCGAACCTCGCTTCGACACtcgaacgaagacgacgttTATCGCCGACCTCTTAGGCATTTTATCATACACAACGCTAGATGCAGGGCGAAGGGCTTTGTTAAATGAGTTCGTCTCCTATTTGGAGATCAAAATTGCCCGTGCCGCAACAGACGCAAAGCTCGGCGTGTCAACGTACGATGCTATTGGATTTGTAGACTGGTTGTTCGGGGTTGCGAAAGTTTTCCTTCGAAGCGAAATTGCAACCGAAACGACTGCCCGCCCTGAAGTTCGTCGCATTATTTCGTTTCTGTCGGCCGCTGCCTTTTTTGATTGCAAATCATCGACCGTCGAATTCTCAAAGAATCGACTGACGACTAAAAAAAAGGGGAAAAAACGATCACCAAATCTTGATGAATCGGTGAAACATCCTGTCATCGCAGCTGCCTCACTATTGAAAAATGAGAGAATCGGCCTTAACGATTTCATCCCGTACGATGTGAGAATTATTCTCTCCGCGCGTTATTACTCTCTATTGGCCGATATTGTCGCGACAACTCTTCGCTCGTCAGACAGTCTGAAAGAGAAAAATGTGTTGGATCAATTATCGGACACAATTGATGGAATACATACTCTGGTATCTATGGGAGTGCACACCTTTGGCCTTGCAAACAAGGAAGAAGGGATGGAAACGAATGATAGCCCAAATGATATTGTACTCAATTTACGCCGGAAAGCTTACAACATTCCCGCAAAATCGGAAAAACCTTCAAAGTGTGTAACGGCTTTTGCAATTCTTGCATCAACGCTGTATCTCCATCTGTACACTTCAGGTCGGCCAGCAGATGTTCTAGCTGACGATGATCTTGATGCTGATGATGGCAATGATCACGAAGAACTTGTCGAAGCCATTGCAGATGTTTCTCACGTAGCTACGTTGTTCGAATCAGGCTGCAAGGAAGGCGATTACCCGCTTCGGAGCCTGGCAGAGTTGTGCGCCAATTTGCTTTCTTCCCCTTTAAGCTTTGGAAGTAACAGTAAGGGTGCTTCGCCAAAGATGATCCGTGAAGTAGTGAAACTGTGTTGGACTGGAGGTCTAGTGCACTCGGCTTTGTCAAAGAACAATGTTCTCGATTCCCAAGTCATGGCCATCCTTCTTGGAGGCATAGGTGTGACCAGCGATAGTATAGGGGAAGATATGAATTTagacgaggaggaggaagacgacgataGCGATTCTGAGAGCTCCGGTGATGATATCAGCACTATGTCAAAAAAAGAAACTCACGCCCCAGACGCAGAAAACGTTGGAGATTCAGTCAGGTTGGAAGAAATAAGtaatgaagaagaagaggtgGAACTCGACTCTTCGAACTTACAATCCCTGCTTGAGGAGGAGAATGATACAGATGTGGAGCTAGAGCACCACGAAGGGGCTGACGCTGCACTTGCAAAACTCATTCTGCTGCGCCAAGACGCTCGTAAGACAGGTCAGCAGGCCAGAGAACGACTCGCGATTGCTCAGTACCAGCGATGCGTTCTTCTGCTCGAGACGGCCGTTCTTGGTAAACCTGAAGGTTGGGGTAGCTTGTTACGGACGAACGGTTTGTTGAATACTATTGTACCGTTGATACAATACAGAAAGGCTTTGGAGAAAGACATATTGAAGTCAACCGACAAAGGGTCCCTGGCGCGGACGGGAGAAAAGCGCTCGTTCATGGACAAGATCACATCACTCTTGAAAATGAAAATTTATAAGGTCAGAACTTCGACAATAGAATGGTCAGAGGACTGTGATCAATTGGAGCTGGCAACTTCCATTGCGACTTGGCTGCTGTCAGAGATAAAAAGTAATTCGACCAAGGAGCACAAATCATGTTGCAGCGGCGGTTTGATGTTTGTTTTGAAGGCTCTCAAAACGTCTGAAGATAAGCTTACTCTTGCGGGGATTTTCAGTACTGCAGTGGATGAATGGTCATCAAAAAAGTCTACACGACTAGAATCGTCTTTCTTCGAGCAATTAATCCAAACCAACCCAGTGATTGCGCAGTTATGCTTGGTCGAGCCCGTTTGTAGAGCGTCACTATTCGCCCGATCGGCATATCTTAAGTCGGAAGGATTCAGGCTCATGGCCCTTCTCTACAACCTCAACATCAATCCTGGATTGTCTTCCAACGAAGTGGCAGCACTGAATGGGCTAGACCTAGCCTCTGGCAGCTTCTTTGTTGCTGTGTGTGCCGCTTTACAAGATGAGGAGATGAAAAAATCGAAGCGAATCAGAGAAGTTTTGAAAAGCACTGAGAAGGTCCTTGCTTATTGTTCAGCAAGGGTAGACTCGTCTGATAACATTGGAAAAAAAGACACGATGGAGCTGCGCGAGCTTTTGCGTCGACTAAGAGATGACAGTGAGAGTCATGGAATCGCGAAGGTTTGCACAAAGCTCGTCGACGACTTTGCTACCCTTGTCGAGAAGCTTGATACGAAAGCGGAGGCTAATGAGGCCGCGACCAATATACAGAGCAGCatttcaaagaagaaaaagaaagggaaaaagaaaaagtaa
- a CDS encoding predicted protein, with protein sequence MVEKSAGSSYLQAELESAERALQVVTRKIDNLNDIDPDSEQLLVKEGGEKSILKRLRMAETEAEEISFVRELSAWASSSPCEDGSNNFVLDGQKCFRLGQVLVRQGEPTKKLALYNIIYKEEYLPWYGYVQGKLTVSLRRSLSKAKYPSKEGCQKLLKERKQFQSEASLFTSIAGICECLQRIESAHQQVLYAVNGYSSSVSALDPVLMEICGPILERIRFHFLEASDDRPTSMRIDRLPEWLILYVRDNVLEGGPWELLHRGLAPFLASSWMVNFLNELVRIVQWVLGERGFFRHEHVAGPASKPSTLCDAIEHLIRFDADLQELVPQGLSTRLLSLIDIFVAGDEELLSWWLERERERVFTILTQQTTIRANKLVAPQAESFAALIRSVRIKAAVFSFSGPYLNRIATPLCMYFLDTVQEIASDLQSLLVQRTLPSDKDLETNILEWIELINGTHLVTSVLSLPIESHGDITLNGDEDLRRFGISVENLENALIGEFRKAFVESLLMERAKLASYLMRCPHFLALKGVEMVDASEVSVDLGETQRLLSVLLRVCDLVYTGRISNSTKDIEMFAPEVLRDSVLASVADKFLMVALDVDGMTPDLMRPGALTLSRDILDIFGTSALPSAALRLLDVVKFMCLEARHLGQVGDALCGLAEESPPLTIATFTADERLYEEALSMLRAKGFTWIELEDTLSILNRRRDLRVH encoded by the coding sequence ATGGTCGAGAAGTCTGCCGGCTCCTCGTACCTGCAAGCCGAGCTGGAGTCGGCCGAGCGTGCTTTACAAGTGGTCACTCGTAAAATTGACAACCTAAATGATATCGACCCCGACTCGGAACAACTCTTGGTGAAGGAAGGAGGCGAAAAATCAATTTTGAAACGACTCCGAATGGCCGAAACCGAGGCCGAGGAGATTTCCTTTGTGCGTGAGCTCTCAGCTTGGGCAAGTTCTTCGCCGTGCGAAGATGGCAGCAATAATTTTGTTCTGGACGGACAAAAATGCTTTAGGCTAGGGCAAGTGCTTGTCCGGCAGGGAGAGCCGACCAAAAAACTTGCTCTCTACAATATAATTTATAAGGAGGAGTACCTGCCCTGGTATGGATACGTACAAGGAAAGCTCACGGTTTCCCTCAGGAGATCTCTATCGAAAGCCAAATATCCTTCAAAGGAAGGCTGCCAAAAATTGCTCAAGGAACGCAAGCAATTCCAATCCGAAGCTAGTCTCTTCACTTCAATCGCAGGGATATGCGAGTGTTTACAACGCATTGAGAGCGCACATCAGCAAGTGCTTTATGCTGTGAACGGATACTCTAGTTCTGTATCAGCGCTCGATCCAGTGTTGATGGAGATTTGTGGACCAATTCTGGAACGAATTCGCTTtcactttttggaagcgtcCGATGACCGCCCGACTTCCATGCGCATAGATCGTCTCCCAGAATGGCTGATTTTGTATGTGCGCGACAATGTACTTGAAGGGGGACCATGGGAGCTGCTCCATCGAGGTTTAGCGCCTTTCCTAGCCTCTTCGTGGATGGTGAACTTTCTCAATGAGCTTGTCCGGATAGTGCAATGGGTGCTCGGCGAACGCGGATTTTTCCGACATGAACACGTGGCGGGTCCTGCTTCAAAGCCTAGCACACTCTGTGATGCCATTGAGCATTTGATTCGCTTTGACGCGGACCTTCAGGAATTGGTACCACAGGGGCTATCGACCCGTCTACTAAGTCTAATTGACATATTTGTAGCCGGTGATGAAGAGTTGCTTTCGTGGTGGCTGGAGCGTGAACGAGAGCGCGTCTTTACGATATTGACGCAACAGACTACCATACGTGCTAACAAACTCGTTGCCCCACAAGCTGAGAGCTTTGCCGCGCTGATACGTTCGGTGCGAATCAAGGCCGCggttttttctttttctgggCCATACTTAAATCGGATAGCGACACCTTTGTGTATGTACTTTCTCGATACCGTGCAAGAAATCGCGTCAGATTTACAAAGTCTGCTAGTTCAGCGGACGCTGCCGAGCGATAAGGACTTGGAGACTAACATTTTGGAATGGATCGAGCTGATAAATGGCACCCACCTAGTAACAAGCGTTTTATCGCTTCCGATTGAAAGCCATGGTGATATCACACTGAATGGCGACGAGGATCTTCGTCGTTTCGGGATCTCGGTCGAGAATCTAGAGAATGCTTTAATCGGAGAATTCAGGAAAGCTTTTGTAGAATCTTTACTGATGGAGCGAGCCAAGCTTGCTAGCTACCTGATGCGATGCCCGCATTTCTTGGCACTTAAAGGTGTCGAAATGGTTGATGCTAGTGAAGTGTCAGTTGATTTGGGAGAGACTCAAAGGTTGCTGAGCGTCCTTTTACGTGTTTGTGACCTGGTATACACTGGTCGAATTAGCAACAGCACAAAGGACATCGAAATGTTTGCACCGGAGGTTCTGCGCGATAGTGTTCTTGCTTCGGTTGCGGATAAGTTTCTTATGGTGGCTTTGGATGTAGATGGAATGACGCCCGACCTAATGCGACCAGGAGCTTTGACTCTTTCTCGAGATATTCTTGATATTTTTGGGACCTCTGCTCTTCCTAGCGCCGCATTGCGTCTCCTTGATGTCGTTAAGTTTATGTGTCTGGAGGCTCGTCACCTTGGACAGGTTGGGGATGCCTTGTGTGGCCTAGCAGAAGAATCGCCTCCTTTGACAATCGCGACATTTACTGCAGACGAACGCCTATACGAAGAAGCGCTGAGTATGCTTCGTGCAAAAGGCTTTACTTGGATCGAACTCGAAGACACGCTATCAATATTAAATCGCAGAAGAGATCTCAGAGTTCATTGA